DNA from Paludisphaera mucosa:
TGAGCCTGCCTTCCTCGATCCAGCGGACCATGTCCGAGGTGGCCGATTTCTGCTCCTCGGCGGAGGCGTTGAACATCGCGAAGCCGAGGAGCGAGCCGTCGCGCGGGTAGAACGAACCGAGCGGCAGCGCCGGCGTCGCCGAGCGTCCCGCCATGAGGATCATCCGCCCTCGCTTGCGGAGGAGTGGGACGCTCGTTTCGAGCTTCGGTTCGCGCTGAGTCTCGTACCAGACGTCGATCCCCTCGGGCGCGAAGTCGCGAAGGCCTGCGACCAGGTCGTCGGTCTTGTAGTTCAGGACGAGGTCGGCGCCGAGTTGCTTGCAGAGATCGATCTTCTCCGGGCCGCCCGCCGAGGTGGCGACCCGCGCCCCCGCGGCCTTCGCCATCTGGACGACCATCGAGCCCACGCCTCCGGAACCTCCCGGCACGTAGACCGACTCGCCCGGCTTCAGTCGACCGCGTTCGAAGAGCCCGAGGTGGGCCGTGATCCCAGCCATCGCCATCGCCGCGGCGTCGGCGTCGGGGAGCCGGGCGGGGATGGGGTTGAGCCATTCCTCATCGATGGCGGCGAACTCGGCCGCGACGCCTTGCCGACCCATGAGACCCTGGTTCGAGCCCCAGACGCGGTCGCCGACCTGATGGCCCGTCGTCCCCGGCCCCATATCCTCGACGACGCCCGCGAAGTCGCTGGCGATCACGTAAGGGAACGTCATGGGCATGGCCACGACTCCCCCGCGCAGGTAGAGGTCGAACGGGTTGATCGCCACGGCCCGGACGCGCACGAGGACCTGGCCGGGGCCGGGCTCGGGGTTCGGCAGATCGCCGACCTGGATGACGTCGGGCGTCCCTGTCTTCTCGATGAATGCAGCCCGCATGACGCGTCGACCTCGTTCCTGGGCGCGAACCTTCTCGACCGACAGGCCACCATGATAGCGGCTGACTCGGGGCGGGAGTACCCGCGGCCGCCCCGCCTAGTCTTGCAGGGGAGTGTCGGCCGCCGCATGATATCGAGGAGGCGTTTCCGTCGCCTCCTTCCTCTCCGCCTAGCGAGATCGACGCCATGAGCATCCCTCCCGAAGATCACGAGGCCGGCGGACCTACGACGGCCTCTCCGTCACCGATCCCGGCGTCGACTTCGCGGGCGGTGACGGGGGCGACGATCGACGGTAGCGTGCGCGACCACGTGGAGGGCCTGAACAACGAAATCGCCGGCGAGGAGGCCATCGATCGTCGCCTGGCCGACATCGAGATGCTGGGCGAGGAAGCCGCGATCGGATGGAAGCCCGCGACGCACGTGCCGCTCGCGCCCGAGGTCCGCTTCCTTCACATCTCGCGGACGATCCACCAGCTCGTCACCGATCGAAATCGGTCGGTGGGGATCTTCCTGGCGGTGGCGTCCATCCTCGTCGCGGCGGCCACGGGGCTCCTGAACGTCAAGACCGACGTCGCCCCGATCATCCCGCTCCGCGTGGTCCAGTACTGGTGCCTTCCCGTCACGTTCACGACGCTGGCGATCCTGGCCGTGTTCATCAGCTTCCTGCTGATCCGGGCCCGGATCGGCCTGATCTACGAAGTTACGAAGCTCAACGCCCTGCTGGGGCTGCCGGCGAAGCGCGTCGAGCGCGTCAATCCGCTCTCGATCTTCTACATCATGCACCTGCTCGTGGTCGTCCTCGGCGGGGCCTCGGCGGGGCTCGCGGCCGCAATGTTCGCCTACGGTCGGCTCGCCGTATCGACGGCCTCGACGCTGCCCACCGGCTCGCCCGACTCCCTCAACCCGGGCGAGGGCGGACCCGAGGTCGCGGTGCCGCTGGGCGTCGGGATCGGCGTCGCGCTGATCTACGTCATCGGTTTGCTGGCGCTCTATTACAGCACCGTCCTCCGCAACACGACCGACGCCAAGATGACCGCGGCCCGCTCGTAGATCGCCAAAGGAATCCGCTCGACCCATGTCGGAACGTCCACGCATCTGCGTCTACTGCGGCTCCTCGTTCGGGCATTCGCCGGCCTTCCGGGAACAGGCCGTCCGGGTCGGCGAGGCCCTCGGTCGCCAGAAGATCGGCCTCGTCTACGGGGGCGGTCGGGTCGGTCTGATGGGCGTCGTGGCCGACGCGGCGCTCGCGGCCGGGGCGGAGGTCATCGGGGTGATCCCCGAGGGGCTGGCGACGCACGAGATCGCCCACCACGGCCTGACCGAGCTGCACGTCGTCCCCGGGATGCACGAGCGAAAGGCGCTCATGGCCGCCCTGTCCCAGGCGTTCCTGACCCTGCCCGGGGGCATCGGGACGTATGAGGAATTCTTCGAGATCCTGAGCTGGGCCGGCCTGGGCATCCACCACAAGCCCATGGGACTGCTCAACGTCGAGGGCTATTTCGACCCGCTCCTCGCCCTCCTCGAATTCGGGGCCGACGCCGGATTCATCCGCCGCCGTTTTCTCGACCCGCTGCTGGTCTCGACCGATCCCGAGGCGCTCGTGTCCGACCTCCTCGCGTACAGCCCGCCGGCCATGCCGCCGAAGATCTCAGCCGACGAGGCCTGAGCCTTCACACGGCCGACTTGACGTCCGCCGCCGGACGCCGGAGAATTAGACGTTGTTCTAAATACCCGCCCGTCGGCGACGAAGACACGGATGGGGATGAGATGAACGAGGTATTCAAGGCGCTGTCCGACCCGTCGCGGAGGCGCATCCTCCAGCTCCTGGGCCGGGGCGAGATGACGGCGGGCGAACTGGCGACGCATTTCGACATGTCGAAGCCGTCGATGTCGCACCATTTCGCGGTCCTGAAGGACGCCGACCTGGTGACGAGCCGGCGGGACGGGCAGCAGATCTATTACGCGCTCAACACGACGGTCCTCCAGGACGTGATGGCCCGGATCTGGGACCTGTTCGGCGGCGACGACTCGAAGGAGAGCGGACGATGACGCGGGGCTACTGGATCATCGCGATCGGCCTGACGGCCATGACCTGGGGGCTCTCGGCCTGGTATTACCCCAGCCTGCCCGCCTCCATCCCGACGCACTGGAACATCCACGGCGAGGTCGACGGATACGGCGGCCGGGCGACCGTCTTCCTCATTCCAGGCGTGGCGACGGCCCTCCTCGCCTTCTTCGCGGTGCTCCCGGCCCTGTCGCCCAAGCCGTTCGAGGTCGACTCGTTCCGATCCACCTATCTCTTCATCCTGGCCGCGATGGCGGGCTTGTTCGCCTATCTCCAGATCATCATCCTGGCCACGACGTTCCAGGACCTGGGGGGCGGACCGAAGCGGATCGACCTCGGCCGCGCCCTGATGGCGGGGATGTTCGTCTTCTTCGGCCTGATGGGGAACGTGATGGGCAAGGTACGCAAGAACTTCTACATCGGCATCCGCGTCCCCTGGACGCTCGCCAGCGACCGCGTCTGGAACGACACCCACCGGCTGGCGGCCTGGCTGATGGTCGCCGGCGCGGTTGTGGGGCTGGCGATCGTCGCGAGCGGAGCACCGCTGCCATTCGCGTTCGCCGTGCTCCTCGTCTCGGTCTTCATCCCGGTCGTCTACTCGTTCTTCCACTACAAGGCCCTGGAACGGCGAGGAACCCTGTAAATCCGGCTCATTCGCCCGCATCGATCCAGCGGGCGAGGTCGACGGCCGGGATCGGGTCGGTGTCGAACTTCAAGGCGCCAGGACTGCCCGCGAGTTCGTAGGCGGCTTGCGGCCACTCCTGGGCGAACTCCTCACCCGGGCGAACGATCCGCAAAGGGGTGGGGGCGGACAGGGCCGCCGCGGCGCGGAGGCCGCCGAACTGATGCACACCCGGCAGGTCAATCGCCGCCGGGACGTTATCCGAGTAGTAGTCGTCGTCTCCGCCGCCGTCCAGGTCGACGACGGTTCGGGCCAGGTTGCCGAGCAACGGCCTGGCCAGCAGCGCCTGGCGTCCTGAGAGGCCCGAGGCTACCAGGGAGACCTCACGAACGTCGGGTTGGGAGCCGGCCCAGGTCAAAACCGTGGCCAGGTCCTGCATCTGGTCGGCGGCCACGGCCGGATTGTAAGTCAGGCCGTGGGCGACCAAAGGGCGGTGGCCGACCGGCCGATCGGCGTCGAGCGATTCGCCCACGAAGAGAGGGTCGAAGCCCACGACGGACTGCCCCCGGTCGAGCAGGGCGCGGACCAGGTCGGAGAGTTCTCCCGACTTCTTGACGAGCGCGAGCTTGCCGCGGTCGTCGGCGATCATGGTCAGTCGGCCGTTCGTGTGGGCTGGGGTTATGCGGACGACGGGGATCGCGTCGCCCTCGCCCCGCCTGCCGACCTGGGCGTGGACGATCGTCAGCCCTTCGCGGCTGATGCGCCGGACTTCGCGACCGAAGGTTTTCTCCGGGCTCGGGATCGCGACGCCGACTCGCACCCTGTGGCTCGTCGCCAGGAAGGGGCGGGCCGCTTGCCATACCGTCGGCCCGCGCTCCGGAG
Protein-coding regions in this window:
- a CDS encoding NADPH:quinone reductase → MRAAFIEKTGTPDVIQVGDLPNPEPGPGQVLVRVRAVAINPFDLYLRGGVVAMPMTFPYVIASDFAGVVEDMGPGTTGHQVGDRVWGSNQGLMGRQGVAAEFAAIDEEWLNPIPARLPDADAAAMAMAGITAHLGLFERGRLKPGESVYVPGGSGGVGSMVVQMAKAAGARVATSAGGPEKIDLCKQLGADLVLNYKTDDLVAGLRDFAPEGIDVWYETQREPKLETSVPLLRKRGRMILMAGRSATPALPLGSFYPRDGSLLGFAMFNASAEEQKSATSDMVRWIEEGRLRPLVGRVFPLDQAADAHRFLESNTLGGAGTLTGKVVLQID
- a CDS encoding TIGR00730 family Rossman fold protein, giving the protein MSERPRICVYCGSSFGHSPAFREQAVRVGEALGRQKIGLVYGGGRVGLMGVVADAALAAGAEVIGVIPEGLATHEIAHHGLTELHVVPGMHERKALMAALSQAFLTLPGGIGTYEEFFEILSWAGLGIHHKPMGLLNVEGYFDPLLALLEFGADAGFIRRRFLDPLLVSTDPEALVSDLLAYSPPAMPPKISADEA
- a CDS encoding autorepressor SdpR family transcription factor; its protein translation is MNEVFKALSDPSRRRILQLLGRGEMTAGELATHFDMSKPSMSHHFAVLKDADLVTSRRDGQQIYYALNTTVLQDVMARIWDLFGGDDSKESGR
- a CDS encoding SdpI family protein encodes the protein MTRGYWIIAIGLTAMTWGLSAWYYPSLPASIPTHWNIHGEVDGYGGRATVFLIPGVATALLAFFAVLPALSPKPFEVDSFRSTYLFILAAMAGLFAYLQIIILATTFQDLGGGPKRIDLGRALMAGMFVFFGLMGNVMGKVRKNFYIGIRVPWTLASDRVWNDTHRLAAWLMVAGAVVGLAIVASGAPLPFAFAVLLVSVFIPVVYSFFHYKALERRGTL